One part of the Leclercia sp. LSNIH1 genome encodes these proteins:
- a CDS encoding LacI family DNA-binding transcriptional regulator, which translates to MSDAPRKQAVTAEDVARRAGVSRAVVSRALSSNGSISPATREKVLQAARELGYQVNFLAQGLNRQRSQLIGVIVARIGDPFRSSLLEGLLHEIQRRGYQALVSEITGEEDLVNTLRRFTQFRVSGVIVTSGRPPEAIVNECVSQQIPVVGINRPPDMPWVDFICSDNQRGAQLAAEQLWHSGCRRFGWLNHPASTWAGMMRGEAFVHALQQLGVDTLRQLSWLAAPTEGYDGGLATALDYQAELPEGIFCANAQLACGFLDGMRQRGKSAPHDFHLIGFDNTPQSGQLSYQLTTLHQDVAGIARRALTRLLARAQNPHQPSQVEWVNVELVYRLTSPRPEGA; encoded by the coding sequence GTGAGCGACGCCCCTCGCAAGCAGGCGGTGACCGCCGAGGATGTGGCGAGAAGAGCGGGCGTTTCCCGCGCCGTGGTCTCCCGCGCCCTGAGCAGCAACGGCAGCATCTCCCCCGCCACCCGGGAAAAGGTATTACAAGCCGCCCGGGAGCTCGGCTATCAGGTGAATTTTCTCGCCCAGGGATTGAACCGCCAGCGGAGCCAGCTGATTGGGGTGATCGTCGCCCGCATTGGCGATCCCTTTCGCAGCAGTCTGCTGGAGGGATTACTGCATGAGATCCAGCGGCGCGGCTACCAGGCTCTGGTGAGCGAGATCACCGGCGAGGAGGATCTGGTTAACACTCTGCGACGCTTCACCCAGTTTCGCGTCTCCGGGGTGATAGTCACCTCAGGCAGGCCGCCGGAAGCTATCGTGAATGAGTGCGTCAGCCAGCAGATCCCGGTGGTCGGTATCAACCGCCCTCCCGACATGCCGTGGGTGGATTTTATCTGCTCGGATAACCAGCGCGGCGCACAGCTGGCAGCCGAACAGCTCTGGCACTCCGGGTGCCGTCGCTTCGGCTGGCTTAATCACCCGGCCTCCACCTGGGCGGGCATGATGCGGGGCGAGGCATTTGTCCATGCGCTGCAACAGCTGGGGGTCGACACCCTGCGCCAGCTCAGCTGGCTCGCCGCCCCGACGGAGGGTTACGATGGCGGGCTGGCCACAGCCCTGGATTATCAGGCCGAGCTGCCGGAGGGAATTTTCTGCGCCAATGCGCAGCTGGCCTGCGGGTTTCTGGATGGGATGCGCCAGCGGGGCAAATCGGCCCCGCATGATTTTCATCTGATTGGCTTCGATAACACGCCGCAAAGCGGTCAGTTAAGCTATCAACTGACTACGCTGCATCAGGATGTCGCCGGGATCGCGCGCCGCGCCCTGACGCGGCTGCTGGCGCGGGCGCAAAACCCGCACCAGCCTTCGCAGGTGGAGTGGGTGAATGTAGAGCTGGTTTACCGACTCACCTCCCCCCGGCCCGAAGGGGCTTAG
- a CDS encoding MFS transporter: MIRQWVALVIIVLVYIPVAIDATVLHVAAPTLSMTLDASGNELLWIIDIYSLVMAGMVLPMGALGDRIGFKRLLILGSSLFGLSSLAAAFAPSAGWLIAARALLAIGAAMIIPATLAGIRTLFADARQRNIALGVWAAVGSGGAAFGPLIGGILLAHFYWGAVFLINVPIVLLVVSLAARFVPAQQGRPEQPLNITHALMLIVAILLLVYSAKTALKGAISPWLVAGTLLTGAMMLLAFIRIQLRARTPMIDLRLFGHRIILSGVVMAMTAMIALVGFELLMAQELQFVHGFTPFDAGMFMLPVMVASGFSGPIAGVLVGRLGLRIVATGGMGLSALSFIGLSMLDFSTQQWQAWSLMVLLGFSAASALLASTSAIMAAAPKEKAAAAGAIETMSYELGAGLGIAIFGLLLTRSFSASIELPQGLNASLADHASSSIGEAVKVAQDLPPALAESVIEAAKTAFITSHSVALGSAGGMLLLLAVGIWFSLAKVPRDGG; this comes from the coding sequence ATGATTCGTCAGTGGGTAGCGTTAGTGATTATTGTGCTCGTTTATATCCCGGTCGCAATTGACGCCACGGTGCTGCACGTTGCCGCGCCGACGCTGAGTATGACCCTGGATGCCAGCGGCAATGAACTGCTGTGGATCATTGATATCTACTCGCTGGTGATGGCCGGGATGGTGCTGCCGATGGGGGCGCTCGGGGATCGTATCGGTTTTAAACGCCTGCTGATCCTGGGCAGTAGCCTGTTCGGCCTCTCGTCGCTGGCGGCGGCGTTTGCGCCCTCCGCCGGGTGGTTGATTGCGGCGCGGGCGCTGCTGGCCATCGGGGCGGCGATGATCATTCCCGCCACCCTCGCCGGGATCCGCACGCTCTTTGCCGATGCGCGCCAGCGCAATATTGCCCTCGGCGTCTGGGCGGCGGTGGGATCTGGCGGGGCGGCCTTCGGCCCGCTGATTGGCGGCATATTACTGGCGCACTTCTACTGGGGCGCGGTGTTTTTAATCAACGTTCCCATCGTGCTGCTGGTGGTCTCCCTGGCGGCGCGTTTTGTGCCCGCCCAGCAGGGCCGACCCGAGCAGCCGCTTAACATCACCCATGCCCTGATGCTGATTGTGGCGATTTTGCTGCTGGTCTACAGCGCCAAAACCGCGCTTAAAGGGGCGATATCGCCGTGGTTGGTGGCGGGGACACTGCTGACCGGGGCAATGATGCTATTGGCATTTATCCGCATTCAGCTTCGCGCCCGCACGCCGATGATCGACCTGCGGCTGTTCGGCCATCGCATTATTTTGAGCGGGGTGGTGATGGCGATGACGGCGATGATCGCCCTGGTGGGCTTTGAGCTGCTGATGGCCCAGGAGCTGCAGTTTGTCCACGGCTTCACCCCCTTTGACGCGGGCATGTTTATGCTGCCGGTAATGGTCGCCAGTGGATTCAGCGGGCCGATTGCCGGGGTGCTGGTCGGGCGTCTGGGTCTGCGGATCGTGGCGACCGGCGGTATGGGCCTGAGTGCGCTCAGCTTCATTGGCCTGTCGATGCTCGACTTCAGCACCCAGCAGTGGCAGGCCTGGAGCCTGATGGTGCTGCTGGGATTCAGTGCGGCGAGCGCGCTGCTGGCCTCGACCTCGGCCATTATGGCTGCCGCGCCAAAAGAGAAAGCCGCCGCTGCCGGGGCGATTGAAACCATGTCCTATGAGCTGGGGGCCGGGCTGGGGATCGCGATCTTTGGCCTGCTCCTGACCCGCAGCTTCTCGGCGTCTATTGAATTGCCCCAGGGGCTGAATGCCAGCCTGGCGGATCACGCGTCCTCCTCCATCGGCGAGGCGGTGAAGGTCGCGCAAGATCTGCCGCCAGCCCTTGCTGAATCGGTGATTGAGGCAGCGAAAACGGCCTTTATCACCTCGCACAGCGTGGCGCTGGGCAGCGCAGGCGGGATGCTGCTGCTGCTGGCCGTCGGGATCTGGTTTAGCCTGGCGAAGGTACCGCGCGACGGGGGCTAA
- a CDS encoding TetR family transcriptional regulator, with protein MSYLSKDERREAILQAAMRVALSEGFTAMTVRRIATEAEVATGQVHHHFSSAGELKAQAFIRLIRTLLDADVVAENASWRERLHSMLGSDDRSFEPYIRLWREAQLLAIRDEEIKGAYVLTMEMWHQETVAIIRAGAEAQAFTLKDRPENIAWRLIGLVCGLDSFYVLSMPEMDETAFNQHLEKLITLELY; from the coding sequence ATGAGCTATCTGAGCAAAGATGAACGGCGGGAAGCGATCCTGCAGGCGGCCATGCGCGTGGCGCTGAGCGAAGGCTTTACGGCGATGACCGTCAGGCGGATCGCGACCGAGGCAGAGGTGGCGACCGGCCAGGTCCACCACCACTTTTCCTCCGCAGGCGAACTTAAGGCGCAGGCTTTTATCCGCCTGATCCGCACCCTGCTGGATGCCGACGTGGTGGCAGAAAACGCCAGCTGGCGCGAACGCCTGCATTCCATGCTCGGCAGCGACGATCGCAGTTTTGAGCCCTATATTCGCCTGTGGCGCGAGGCGCAGCTGTTAGCCATCCGGGACGAGGAAATAAAAGGCGCTTACGTATTAACTATGGAGATGTGGCATCAGGAGACGGTGGCGATTATTCGCGCCGGGGCAGAAGCGCAAGCCTTTACGTTAAAAGATCGGCCCGAAAATATTGCCTGGCGCTTAATAGGCCTGGTTTGCGGCCTGGACAGCTTTTACGTGTTATCCATGCCGGAGATGGATGAGACCGCATTTAATCAGCATCTGGAAAAATTAATCACCCTCGAACTCTATTAA